One Salmo trutta chromosome 26, fSalTru1.1, whole genome shotgun sequence DNA window includes the following coding sequences:
- the LOC115163628 gene encoding dehydrogenase/reductase SDR family member 12 isoform X2: MGNTTMSLYRNSAWFLKGMTEFTRSAFLSAAKHFVEKDLEVSMAGRVFMITGANSGIGRATAMAIAKRGGTVHMVCRNKDKAEEARADIVKESGNKEIYVHILDLSETRKVWEFAEAFKRKYKALNVLINNAGCIMSERDVNAEGLEKSFASNVMGVYILTRGLIPLLEKSAEPRVITVSSGGMLVQKLRTGNLQTEIGRYDGTMVYAQHKRQQVVMTEQWAKTHSNIHFSVMHPGWVDTPAVANAMPDFHQSMKDSLRTPEQGADTAVWLAISEAAATKPSGSFFQDRRMVSAHLPLAWTHSSQLEQQKFMSVMEDLAKTFQPH; encoded by the exons ATGGGTAATACAACGATGTCTCTTTACCGCAACTCCGCGTGGTTTCTGAAAGGAATGACTGAATTCACCAG gagCGCGTTCCTCTCTGCCGCCAAGCACTTTGTGGAAAAGGACCTGGAAGTGTCCATGGCAGGCAGGGTCTTCATGATCACTGGAGCCAACAGTGGCATAGGGAGAGCTACAGCCATGGCCATCGCCAAGAGAG GTGGTACAGTCCACATGGTGTGCAGGAACAAGGACAAAGCAGAGGAGGCCAGGGCTGACATTGTCAAGGAGTCAGGAAATAAA GAAATATATGTCCACATTCTGGACCTATCGGAGACACGGAAGGTTTGGGAATTTGCAGAGGCCTTCAAGAGGAAGTACAAAGCCTTGAATGTACTG ATAAATAATGCAGGCTGCATCATGAGTGAGAGGGATGTGAACGCTGAGGGGCTGGAGAAGAGCTTTGCCAGTAACGTCATGG gtGTGTATATCCTGACCAGGGGACTGATTCCTTTACTGGAGAAGAGTGCAGAGCCCAGAGTG atcACAGTTTCATCTGGAGGGATGCTGGTCCAGAAGCTGAGGACAGGGAACCTGCAAACAGAAATAGGCCGCTATGACGGGACCATGGTCTACGCACAGCACAAG aggcaACAGGTGGTGATGACAGAGCAGTGGGCCAAAACCCATAGCAACATCCACTTCTCAGTGATGCATCCTGGCTGGGTGGACACACCAG CGGTGGCCAATGCCATGCCTGACTTCCACCAGTCTATGAAGGACAGCCTGAGGACTCCGGAGCAGGGGGCTGACACCGCCGTGTGGTTGGCCATCTCAGAGGCCGCCGCCACCAAGCCCAGCGGAAGCTTCTTCCAGG ATCGTAGGATGGTGTCGGCCCACCTGCCCCTGGCCTGGACCCACAGTTCCCAGTTGGAGCAGCAGAAGTTCATGAGTGTGATGGAGGATCTGGCCAAGACCTTCCAGCCCCACTAA
- the LOC115163628 gene encoding dehydrogenase/reductase SDR family member 12 isoform X1, which produces MGNTTMSLYRNSAWFLKGMTEFTRSAFLSAAKHFVEKDLEVSMAGRVFMITGANSGIGRATAMAIAKRGGTVHMVCRNKDKAEEARADIVKESGNKEIYVHILDLSETRKVWEFAEAFKRKYKALNVLINNAGCIMSERDVNAEGLEKSFASNVMGVYILTRGLIPLLEKSAEPRVITVSSGGMLVQKLRTGNLQTEIGRYDGTMVYAQHKRQQVVMTEQWAKTHSNIHFSVMHPGWVDTPVVAVANAMPDFHQSMKDSLRTPEQGADTAVWLAISEAAATKPSGSFFQDRRMVSAHLPLAWTHSSQLEQQKFMSVMEDLAKTFQPH; this is translated from the exons ATGGGTAATACAACGATGTCTCTTTACCGCAACTCCGCGTGGTTTCTGAAAGGAATGACTGAATTCACCAG gagCGCGTTCCTCTCTGCCGCCAAGCACTTTGTGGAAAAGGACCTGGAAGTGTCCATGGCAGGCAGGGTCTTCATGATCACTGGAGCCAACAGTGGCATAGGGAGAGCTACAGCCATGGCCATCGCCAAGAGAG GTGGTACAGTCCACATGGTGTGCAGGAACAAGGACAAAGCAGAGGAGGCCAGGGCTGACATTGTCAAGGAGTCAGGAAATAAA GAAATATATGTCCACATTCTGGACCTATCGGAGACACGGAAGGTTTGGGAATTTGCAGAGGCCTTCAAGAGGAAGTACAAAGCCTTGAATGTACTG ATAAATAATGCAGGCTGCATCATGAGTGAGAGGGATGTGAACGCTGAGGGGCTGGAGAAGAGCTTTGCCAGTAACGTCATGG gtGTGTATATCCTGACCAGGGGACTGATTCCTTTACTGGAGAAGAGTGCAGAGCCCAGAGTG atcACAGTTTCATCTGGAGGGATGCTGGTCCAGAAGCTGAGGACAGGGAACCTGCAAACAGAAATAGGCCGCTATGACGGGACCATGGTCTACGCACAGCACAAG aggcaACAGGTGGTGATGACAGAGCAGTGGGCCAAAACCCATAGCAACATCCACTTCTCAGTGATGCATCCTGGCTGGGTGGACACACCAG TTGTAGCGGTGGCCAATGCCATGCCTGACTTCCACCAGTCTATGAAGGACAGCCTGAGGACTCCGGAGCAGGGGGCTGACACCGCCGTGTGGTTGGCCATCTCAGAGGCCGCCGCCACCAAGCCCAGCGGAAGCTTCTTCCAGG ATCGTAGGATGGTGTCGGCCCACCTGCCCCTGGCCTGGACCCACAGTTCCCAGTTGGAGCAGCAGAAGTTCATGAGTGTGATGGAGGATCTGGCCAAGACCTTCCAGCCCCACTAA
- the LOC115163626 gene encoding WD repeat and FYVE domain-containing protein 1, translating into MAAEIHSRPQSARPVLLNKIEGHSDAVNAAVLIPKEDGVITVSEDRTIRVWLKRDSGQYWPSIYHTVSSPCSCMSYHHDSRRIFIGQDNGAIVEFLLSEDFNKMNHVKTYPAHQNRVSDMVFSLESEWVVSTGHDKSVSWMCTQSGSMLGRHYFGSWASCLQYDNDTQHAFIGDHSGQITLLKLERQTYSTVTTLKGHEGSIGALWWDPVQRLLFSGASDHSVIMWDIGGRKGRTLLLQGHHERVQAVRYLQLTRQLVSCSADGGVTVWNMDTPREEAPQWLDSDSCQKCEQPFFWNVKQMWDSKTIGLRQHHCRKCGKAVCGKCSSKRTTYPVMGFEFQVRVCDTCYDTIKDEDRTALATFHEGKHNIAFMDMDPSRGLMVTCGSDRVIKIWDMTQVVGCSIATGFSPR; encoded by the exons ATGGCGGCAGAGATTCATTCGAGGCCTCAAAGCGCAAGACCAGTTCTTCTAAATAAGATCGAAGGACACTCTGACGCGGTCAATGCTGCAGTTTTGATACCGAAAGAGGACGGAGTGATCACTGTTAGCGAGGACAG AACTATCCGGGTATGGCTGAAGAGAGACAGTGGACAGTACTGGCCCAGCATCTACCACACGGTCTCCT CGCCGTGCTCCTGTATGTCGTACCACCATGACAGCAGGCGCATCTTCATAGGGCAGGACAACGGGGCCATTGTG GAATTCCTTCTGTCTGAAGATTTCAACAAGATGAACCATGTGAAGACCTATCCTG cccaTCAGAACCGTGTGTCAGACATGGTGTTTTCTCTGGAGAGCGAGTGGGTGGTGAGCACCGGACATGACAAGAGTGTGAGCTGGATGTGCACCCAGAGCGGCAGTATGCTGGGGCGCCACTACTTCGGCTCCTGGGCCTCCTGTCTACa GTATGACAATGACACCCAGCATGCCTTTATAGGGGATCACTCAGGACAGATCACCCTGCTGAAACTGGAGAGACAGACCTACTCCACCGTCACCACACTGAAGGGCCACGAAG gTAGTATTGGAGCTCTGTGGTGGGATCCTGTTCAGAGGCTTTTGTTCTCAGGAGCATCTGACCACAGTGTCATCATGTGGGACATCGGGGGCCGCAAGGGAAGAACACTACTGCTCCAGGGACACCa TGAACGAGTGCAGGCGGTGCGCTACCTGCAGCTGACTAGACAGCTGGTGTCCTGTTCTGCAGATGGAGGCGTCACAGTGTGGAACATGGACACTCCCAGAGAAGAG GCTCCTCAGTGGTTGGACAGTGACTCATGTCAGAAATGTGAGCAGCCTTTCTTCTGGAACGTCAAACAGATGTGGGACTCAAAGACCATTGGGCTTCGGCAG CACCACTGCAGGAAGTGTGGCAAGGCGGTGTGTGGGAAGTGTAGTTCCAAGCGCACTACATACCCTGTGATGGGCTTTGAGTTCCAGGTGCGAGTGTGTGACACCTGCTACGACACCATCAAGGACGAGGA TCGCACTGCGTTAGCAACGTTCCATGAGGGGAAGCACAACATAGCCTTTATGGACATGGACCCTTCCAGAGGCCTGATGGTGACCTGTGGCAGCGACCGTGTCATCAAG ATATGGGACATGACGCAAGTGGTTGGCTGTAGCATAGCAACAGGCTTTTCCCCACGTTGA